A genome region from Rhinoraja longicauda isolate Sanriku21f chromosome 43, sRhiLon1.1, whole genome shotgun sequence includes the following:
- the LOC144612127 gene encoding uncharacterized protein LOC144612127 codes for MAAADLMVLIIDVIIRTIVEMYFPLSFFTITPVCSINWALAFAATTISVWFTVGFTFDRFVAICCQKLKTKYCTERTASVVIRTVIALSCLINVPWYFTFESAYISDNKPRGCALKQSFLTSPSWTAFEFLCIAVTPCLPFVLLLLVNSLTARYILVSGRVRRLLRGRNSGENGKDPEMENRRKSIVLLFSISGSSIALWSTVVVYVVSERALGAEYFADSDLLKISFMFQLLSTCTNTCIYVLTQRKFREELKNVVKYPVNFIVKLIISMKH; via the coding sequence atGGCAGCGGCCGACCTCATGGTCCTCATCATTGATGTCATAATAAGGACCATTGTTGAGATGTATTTCCCGCTGTCGTTCTTCACCATCACCCCCGTGTGCTCCATCAACTGGGCCCTGGCCTTCGCAGCCACAACaatctctgtctggttcaccgtgggTTTCACGtttgatcggtttgtggccatttgttgtcagaagctgaaaacaaaatattgcaccgagcgAACGGCGAGTGTTGTTATCCGAACCGTAATCGCTTTGAGCTGTTTAATAAACGTACCGTGGTATTTTACATTCGAATCAGCATATATCAGCGACAATAAACCCAGAGGGTGCGCCTTGAAACAGTCTTTCTTAACCTCACCTTCATGGACTGCGTTTGAGTTCTTGTGCATTGCGGTAACTCCTTGTCTCCCGTTCGTTTTGCTTTTGTTGGTCAATTCACTGACCGCCAGATACATTTTAGTCTCTGGTAGAGTCCGCAGATTGCTCCGGGGCCGCAACAGTGGAGAGAATGGCaaagacccggagatggagaaccggaggaagtccatcgttttactcttcaGCATATCAGGGAGTTCCATTGCGTTGTGGAGCACAGTGGTTGTTTATGTTGTGTCTGAGCGCGCTTTGGGCGCTGAGTACTTCGCAGACAGTGATCTTCTGAAAATTTCGTTTATGTTCCAGCTTCtgagtacctgcaccaacacgtgtatttatGTCCTGACCCAGAGAAAGTTCCGAGAGGAGCTGAAGAACGTGGTTAAATACCCCGTGAATTTCATTGTGAAATTAATCATATCAATGAAACATTAG